In the Daphnia pulicaria isolate SC F1-1A chromosome 2, SC_F0-13Bv2, whole genome shotgun sequence genome, one interval contains:
- the LOC124326507 gene encoding calcyclin-binding protein-like, protein MPRPIDELRADVDELKKLTDLATRQSVRDVLGIETRRLETEISLQLKDNMFNLEAKPAAAAGASAVRCYDVKLTNYAWDQSDKFFKLFITLADVQTLPAENVVCTFGSRSLDLSVKELKGKNYSLVIKNLAEVIDASKSHWKVKTDSVVVFLSKVKPITWPTVTMEEKKIKESKAPKFDASASDDPQASMMNMMKQLYQDGDDDMKRQIAKSFAEGRGGKTPDLGL, encoded by the exons ATGCCTAGACCTATTGATGAA CTTCGTGCAGATGTTGATGAGCTGAAGAAATTGACAGACTTGGCCACGCGCCAATCTGTGAGAGATGTTTTGGGCATCGAAACACGCCGTTTAGAAACTGAAATCAGTCTTCAACTCAAAGACAACATGTTCAATCTTGAGGCAAAACCAGCTGCCGCAGCTGGAGCTTCTGCTGTCAGATGTTACGATGTCAAACTTACAAACTATG ctTGGGATCAGTCTGACAAATTCTTCAAGCTATTCATCACTCTGGCAGATGTCCAAACTCTTCCTGCTGAAAATGTAGTTTGCACCTTTGGTTCCAG ATCCCTTGACCTCTCAGTTAAGGAACTAAAGGGTAAAAATTATTCTCTGGTCATCAAAAATTTAGCTGAAGTTATTGATGCATCAAAGAGCCACTGGAAAGTAaaaacag ATTCTGTGGTAGTCTTTCTATCAAAAGTTAAACCAATCACTTGGCCCACTGTTActatggaagaaaagaaaatcaaagaatctAAAGCCCCCAAATTTGACGCATCAGCCAGCGACGATCCACAGGCGAGCATGATGAACATGATGAAGCAACTCTACCAGGACGGCGATGATGACATGAAGCGACAAATTGCAAAATCTTTTGCAGAAGGTCGAGGAGGTAAAACCCCTGATTTAGGGCTTTGA
- the LOC124327740 gene encoding uncharacterized protein LOC124327740: MKSRKCKPTRKSLTLCWSLTDLLRLHHGVINVDGHIQYYIKDICFHLGSSDRFLSVTKPLVDWKMIKIAILLVCVAVSFAEPQRPNVYLPVPFNQHGSVGPYNYVRVMQQLFHHPVNRVPVVTTNRLPSPSYPTIVRLPALPSLRQFRLPPGGYFIIPASALYGQQHESSILATQRFFRPIGLPTAPQVRPAGAEDDECQDDSADLQSTEETEEQI, encoded by the exons ATGA AAAGTCGTAAATGTAAGCCGACACGCAAGTCTCTTACCCTATGCTGGTCATTGACTGATCTTTTACGACTCCATCACGGTGTCATAAATGTTGACGGTCACATCCAATACTATATAAAAGACATTTGCTTCCATTTGGGGTCGTCAGATCGTTTCTTGTCGGTAACCAAACCCCTCGTCGACTG gaaaatgatcaaaatagCGATTTTACTCGTTTGCGTTGCCGTTTCTTTTGCTGAGCCCCAACGTCCAAATGTTTACCTTCCGGTTCCATTTAACCAACACGGGAGTGTAGGACCGTACAACTACGTTCGCGTGATGCAGCAACTCTTCCATCATCCAGTCAACAGGGTCCCTGTCGTAACGACCAATAGATTACCCAGTCCTTCCTACCCAACTATCGTTCGGTTACCTGCTCTGCCCAGTTTGCGTCAATTCAGACTTCCGCCAGGTGGTTATTTCATCATACCAGCTTCAGCACTTTACGGACAGCAACACGAATCTTCCATCCTAGCGACGCAAAGGTTTTTCCGACCGATCGGTTTACCAACAGCTCCACAGGTACGTCCAGCTGGCGCCGAGGATGACGAATGCCAAGATGACTCGGCAGACCTTCAGTCTACAGAAGAGACTGAAGAGCAAATCTAA
- the LOC124326087 gene encoding protein SMG7-like produces MRTAEELWREAGDTRSTMPDVIDVTNDSHCSFLYVLRNLYKDIILSNLDYALDKKVEQDLWNVCFKVPISGLQPKQGKKSSNPILKLFLEGAAGFYMFLLQEICAQCDSSSAICKRNAQLGIFNGPSYALQPKNESVLYICQHCLIHLGDLARYRNLLTEAEGYYNQAINVEPSSGHPYNQLALLVSARGDMLSTLFYYVRSLALKHPFPPARINLDKLLKKQSVQVSNYQKTRGGRLSAEEFLLAFLKLQGQIGLGVDLDQAEQTVNLLTLTWPSLVATEALTPAQLIRMLTITLYSVGECSAASATDAQKRSLQLAIDVASSVFNACLTACCSLPNQQLPNSRYLCVIKLVLDWFHSQPQVLTKIKRGQLWSSTAKLLNQLQICFASNGSFTVDDDGRPLPEDLELLEFAPLRPSSRWPSTQVTQGDEHRIRASRIIQRGKWLTEQQFGCLALTVQSGEDKPEWLFSSLRPDESPVDKLIENLSIEPVKEIKILARPPQRNVALTAILKQKVEDDPIPSQSQDESHNKQVTFQHVLAPPLPPVKQSISNSSSINYPRPSLPPRLERLKAEQKEREQLNNNYGGMYSSFGAASALPDLSIPPPTVPPPGLGFPPPPAAWAMAGNLPPPPSSIVPPYSLFNSTAPWHPGQLPSFPVTNLVNPNEQRPMQQPLGTTSLWSGPGPSPLERLLEQQKAAMRGGTSPSKK; encoded by the exons ATGAGAACGGCTGAAGAATTATGGAG GGAAGCGGGAGACACCAGATCAACTATGCCAGATGTCATTGATGTGACAAATGACTCTCACTGCAGCTTCCTCTATGTTTTACGCAACCTGTACAAAGACattattttgtcaaatttggaCTATGCACTTGACAAGAAAGTTGAGCAAGATTTGTGGAATGTGTGTTTTAAAGTTCCCATCTCGGGGCTGCAACCAAAACAAGGGAAGAAAAGTAGCAATCCCATCCTCAAACTGTTTTTGGAAGGAGCAGCTGGATTCTACATGTTTCTGCTGCAAGAAATTTGTGCCCAGTGCGACTCAAGCTCAGCCATCTGCAAGAGAAATGCCCAATTAGGAATCTTCAATGGCCCCTCCTATGCTCTCCAGCCCAAGAATGAGTCGGTCCTTTACATCTGCCAGCACTGCTTGATCCATTTGGGAGATTTGGCTAGATACAGAAATCTTTTGACTGAAGCCGAAGGATACTACAATCAGGCCATCAATGTTGAACCTTCAAGTGGACATCCTTACAACCAATTGGCACTGCTTGTATCAGCACGGGGGGATATGCTGTCCACGCTGTTTTACTACGTCCGCAGCTTGGCCCTCAAACATCCGTTTCCACCTGCTAGAATCAATCTCGATAAACTCCTGAAGAAGCAATCTGTTCAAGTATCAAATTACCAGAAAACTCGCGGAGGTCGACTGAGCGCCGAAGAGTTTCTTCTCGCTTTTCTCAAGCTGCAGGGACAAATTGGACTAGGTGTCGATCTGGATCAAGCGGAGCAAACGGTAAATCTTTTGACATTGACTTGGCCATCGCTAGTGGCCACGGAAGCCCTGACTCCAGCACAATTGATCCGCATGCTGACCATCACTCTCTATTCGGTGGGCGAGTGTAGTGCAGCCTCTGCCACCGACGCCCAAAAGAGATCACTTCAGTTGGCTATCGATGTCGCTTCATCTGTTTTCAATGCTTGCTTAACAGCCTGTTGTTCACTGCCCAACCAACAGCTTCCCAACTCCAGGTACTTGTGTGTGATCAAACTTGTCCTCGATTGGTTCCACTCTCAGCCACAAGTGCTCACGAAAATCAAACGCGGCCAGCTCTGGTCGTCGACAGCGAAATTACTTAATCAGCTCCAAATTTGTTTTGCATCCAACGGTTCCTTCACCGTAGACGACGATGGAAGACCTCTTCCGGAAGATTTAGAATTGCTCGAGTTCGCTCCACTCCGCCCCTCTTCTAGATGGCCTTCAACGCAAGTGACTCAAGGAGATGAGCATCGAATAAGAGCGTCGAGAATCATCCAACGAGGAAAATGGTTGACTGAACAACAATTTGGGTGTTTGGCGTTGACGGTGCAGAGTGGCGAAGATAAACCCGAATGGCTTTTCTCCAGCCTGAGACCGGATGAGTCGCCTGTTGACAaactgattgaaaatttatcgATCGAACCTgtaaaggaaatcaaaatctTGGCTCGACCACCGCAGCGCAACGTGGCACTAACGGCCATTCTGAAGCAAAAAGTCGAAGATGATCCAATTCCGTCGCAGTCACAAGACGAGTCTCACAACAAGCAAGTGACATTCCAGCACGTGCTGGCTCCTCCTCTCCCACCTGTTAAACAGTCAATCAGCAACAGCAGTAGCATCAATTACCCCAGACCATCGTTGCCTCCTCGTTTGGAGCGCCTCAAAGCTGAGCAAAAAGAACGAGAGcaattaaataacaattatGGAGGGATGTATTCGAGTTTTGGAGCAGCCAGTGCCTTACCGGATTTGTCTATTCCTCCGCCAACAGTTCCACCCCCTGGTTTGGGTTTCCCTCCGCCTCCAGCAGCCTGGGCTATGGCTGGCAATCTACCTCCGCCACCGTCCTCTATAGTGCCACCCTACAGTCTATTCAATTCGACCGCACCGTGGCATCCTGGTCAACTGCCTAGTTTCCCAGTCACTAACTTGGTAAACCCCAACGAGCAGCGCCCCATGCAGCAGCCATTAGGCACGACTTCTCTGTGGAGTGGTCCCGGTCCTAGTCCTCTCGAACGATTGTTGGAGCAGCAGAAAGCAGCAATGCGTGGCGGTACTTCACCttctaaaaaataa
- the LOC124326259 gene encoding uncharacterized protein LOC124326259, translating to MVDQPNLSREGFQKLEFVGRRGDQLVYKAPNQKMIMLDVQTVNRLGMPVRSRKRHHSNKHSGEDVWSGHRSSDKTTDRLATARLIEILKNYQHDGELFTNKKMRRKEVWVEIASQLMSEGFNFRNKDHAWEKVSQKWRNMERTYRMHVQNLRSKGLPLGSITMEFFDDLHELLAGKYHTESMLSMDSSSSFDLSNPGQTEDDETRASMEMTNGELVEYYTNDEEQQEEEESPNSSEQGPILMEAELCYDTYVEDEIPQSPTFSDNKNLVFATSDQEIDVSSDPHTAGVRDPVLRLLLEMRAQERAHFREDRRERLKMQRETLDFRRDLVHLLNQHHQERMEAMHSLIAAIGGALGATAVPKRPANGDHNGAHDETDLPLKSSRHNHLS from the exons ATGGTGGATCAACCGAATTTAAGTCGTGAAGGCTTCCAGAAACTTGAATTTGTTGGTCGTCGTGGTGATCAACTAGTCTACAAGGCACCTA ATCAGAAAATGATAATGCTGGATGTTCAAACAGTCAATCGTCTGGGAATGCCTGTTCGTTCCAGGAAAAGACACCATTCAAACAAGCATTCTGGGGAAG ATGTTTGGAGTGGACACCGTTCTTCAGACAAAACAACAGACCGTCTAGCCACTGCCAGACTGATTGAGATCCTCAAAAACTACCAACACGATGGTGAGCTGTTCACCaacaaaaagatgagaaggAAGGAGGTCTGGGTTGAAATAGCTTCCCAGCTCATGTCTGAAGGATTCAATTTCCGAAACAAAGATCACGCTTGGGAGAAAGTCAGTCAAAAGTGGCGAAATATGGAGAGAACTTATCGAATGCATGTCCAAAACTTACGCAGCAAAGGACTGCCCTTGGGGTCGATCACCATGGAATTCTTCGACGATCTACACGAGCTGCTCGCAGGAAAATACCACACTGAATCCATGCTATCAATGGATAGCTCATCCAGTTTCGACCTGAGTAATCCCGGCCAAACTGAAGACGACGAGACCCGAGCATCAATGGAGATGACCAACGGAGAACTAGTAGAATATTACACAAATGACGAGGAAcagcaggaagaagaagaatcaccAAATAGCAGTGAACAAGGACCGATTCTCATGGAGGCTGAATTGTGTTACGATACTTACGTCGAAGATGAAATTCCGCAATCACCCACCTTCTCCGACAACAAAAATCTAGTCTTCGCCACGTCGGATCAGGAAATCGACGTATCTTCCGATCCTCACACTGCCGGAGTACGGGATCCCGTTCTTCGCCTCCTGTTGGAGATGAGGGCTCAGGAACGTGCTCATTTTCGCGAAGATCGTCGCGAGCGTTTGAAGATGCAAAGGGAGACGCTCGACTTTCGTCGCGATTTAGTTCATTTGCTCAATCAGCATCATCAGGAGAGAATGGAAGCCATGCACAGTCTGATCGCAGCTATCGGCGGAGCGTTGGGTGCCACCGCCGTGCCAAAGAGACCCGCCAATGGCGATCACAATGGCGCACACGACGAAACAGACTTGCCTCTGAAATCATCACGTCACAATCACCTTTCCTAA